From the Rhizobium sp. ARZ01 genome, the window GAAGGAGGGGCTTGATATGAACCCGATAGCCCCGCCGGGCGCGCGACCGGATCTCGCCGGACTCTCCTGCCGCTGGAACCCGATCGCCGCGCGTCACGGCGAAATCGTCTCGATCATCGCCGTTCCCGTTCCGGGCGGCAGCGAACCGGCCTTCCGCACGCTCGTTTCCGATGTCGTCGCCCTGGCAGCGCGTGAAGAGAGTGCCGGCCGTCCGGTCAGTATCGAAGGGCTGCGCCTCGGGCTCAGCCCGGCTTCCCTTGATGCCGAGGCGCGGGCGGCCGTGCCGAAGGGCGGGCGGCTCCGACGCAAGGCGTTTATCGTGCTGCAGTACCTGCTGATGCAGACATTGCTGCGGCTGGGCCTCACTCTTGGGCGCTTTGATCCGAAGCGCTATCGCAACGACATCGTCGCCAATTCCGACTTCCGCAAGTTCGACGACGGGCTGAAGATGACGCTCGATGTCGATCCGGACCGACTGGCGGAGATCGAGGCGCGGCTGGAAAGGGCGCGGCTGGAGGGCGTTTGTCGCTACGGCCTGCACCGGCAGGATACCGCGCTGATGACCTGCGTCGTGCCGACGCCGCTTGCCCGCGATCACGTGCACTTCATCGATGGTGCCTCCGGCGGATATGCGGTTGCGGCGGCCAAGCTGAAGGCGGCATTAACGGCCGATGCCCCAGCTGCTAATGCCTATTGAGGCAACTGAAGCGGCACACAAGCTGGCCCCGTCCGTTACTCGCCGAGGAGCGTGCGCGTAAGCGGATGGTCAGGATCTGCAAGACCATCGACGACGTTGTAGTGATGGCGATCCGGCTCCTCGATGGCGGCCGTCTCAGCCCCCAGTCCCATCCAGATGTTGGCGAGCAGCGCGTTCTGACGACGGAATTCGGGCCGCTCGCAGTTGCCGACCCAGCAGGTGACGCGCGCGCCCTCGATCGGGCGAAGCAGTGCCGGGCTCTCGGCGCATGCGGTCGCCTCGTCCAGCCGCAGCGTCTCGTTCATCGCGGTCCGCATCAACGGGCGCAGATCGTGCAGGCCGGAAATGGAGAGGATATGGCGGACGCGCTTGCGGATCTCGGCGGAAAGCGGCGAATTTTCGCAGGCCATGCGGCTGGCAAGATGGCCACCGGCCGAGTGTCCGGTGATCATGATGGGGCCACCGACCATTGCGGCAGCGGACATGATTGCGGCACCGACTTCTGCGGTGATGTCTGATATCGTCACCTCCGGGCAATGCGTATAGGTGGGCATGGCCACCGCATAGCCGCGGGCGAGGGGACCCTTTGCCAGATGGGAGAGGAAGCGCTGGTCGCACTGCATCCAGTAGCCGCCATGGATGAAGACGACGAGCCCTTTCGGATCGCCTTCAGGCAGGAACAGGTCGAGACGGTTGCGCGTTGCGGCGCCATAGGAGAGGTCGAGCCTGACCCGCCGTGCTGCTGCAGCTTCTTCGAGATATCGCCGGGCGGGCTCTTCCCAGGCGCCCGGCCAGCGGTCTCCCCCGGCAATGTTTGCGCTATTGCTGTACGCGTTGCTCCAGTCCTCGATCTTGAATCCGAACATGCCTTGTCCTCCTGCAGTCCGGGCGCAGTCTATAGGGCGAGGCTGAATGCCTGGGTAGCCGCCCGATCGAAATTTTCACTCGGAGGGTTCAGATCGGCGGCAAATTGTGGTCAATGCTGTCGTTACAGGGGACGGTTCGGATCCGGCCGGCAGGAGAAGCAAGATGATAGAACCATACGATCCCGCCAGCGAAGGCGCGCAGATGTCGTTCAAGGACCGCATGTCCTACAGCGACTATCTCGATCTCGAAAAGGTGCTGAACGCGCAGGCGCCGCTGTCGAGCGCGCATGACGAAATGT encodes:
- a CDS encoding DUF3095 domain-containing protein, translating into MVDSADDDFFSTLASFSDFEGVADEANYHPLPDGWALVLADIVDSTGAIEAGRYKSVNMAGASVISGVLNAIGRHDLPFVFGGDGALVAVPAMQVGTARAALSAVQRWTMEELKLDMRGAVVPVSTIRAAGQDVLVARYRVNEFVSYAMFAGGGAAWAERRMKEGLDMNPIAPPGARPDLAGLSCRWNPIAARHGEIVSIIAVPVPGGSEPAFRTLVSDVVALAAREESAGRPVSIEGLRLGLSPASLDAEARAAVPKGGRLRRKAFIVLQYLLMQTLLRLGLTLGRFDPKRYRNDIVANSDFRKFDDGLKMTLDVDPDRLAEIEARLERARLEGVCRYGLHRQDTALMTCVVPTPLARDHVHFIDGASGGYAVAAAKLKAALTADAPAANAY
- a CDS encoding alpha/beta hydrolase, which produces MFGFKIEDWSNAYSNSANIAGGDRWPGAWEEPARRYLEEAAAARRVRLDLSYGAATRNRLDLFLPEGDPKGLVVFIHGGYWMQCDQRFLSHLAKGPLARGYAVAMPTYTHCPEVTISDITAEVGAAIMSAAAMVGGPIMITGHSAGGHLASRMACENSPLSAEIRKRVRHILSISGLHDLRPLMRTAMNETLRLDEATACAESPALLRPIEGARVTCWVGNCERPEFRRQNALLANIWMGLGAETAAIEEPDRHHYNVVDGLADPDHPLTRTLLGE